A part of Sebastes umbrosus isolate fSebUmb1 chromosome 21, fSebUmb1.pri, whole genome shotgun sequence genomic DNA contains:
- the LOC119480894 gene encoding kelch-like protein 34, whose product MDSYSLLYSTSHRTGLLSGFQRLRSQGTMCDVVLEAGGVSFPCHRALLASSSEYFWALFGETTAERLARSISLPALTPEGLDAILDFLYSGWLSISTPTLPVVLEAARYLQVETAVSICERFMTDGLNAENCCCYANLAEYHALSDALEAANQTIAIEMGTLLQDGRDDLLRLNIQSLMAVLDADEIPGVKEAELIKLALDWLDENGPLPLLKSNLLLSRLRFGLVAPSDLTDLSHAHRAMATPLIRSQLTRAMEYHMLGSAQPSRQSKQSTLRASPNGVLLVGGGSSPDWPEQQMLAFDRRSRKFSSLSSSIPLRLRNHCACSVGGFLFVIGGEEVKEGYEDGKKSVTVATSKQVWRYDPRFDRWEPVESMLERREQFTCCVVEDAIYAIGGRHTRPDGNTHASVASVEFYDMATGAWRRGATMPRPLYGHASAVLDNNIYVSGGLPGNHGGSNHGDNQEDHRESSREVLCWDLKGKVWEKRASMSIARFSHRLATANGHIYALLGMYEPFCDIEKYDSQSDHWTRLRPLLIGSFNYGMASTPSGNLLVFGGRRWSDGQEVIVKSVLEYDTKTDRWREICQLPRPLTGTECTLLPLPD is encoded by the coding sequence ATGGATAGCTACTCCCTCCTCTACAGTACCTCCCACAGAACCGGACTTCTCTCCGGTTTCCAGCGCCTGCGCTCCCAGGGAACCATGTGTGATGTCGTCCTCGAGGCCGGCGGTGTGTCTTTCCCTTGTCATCGCGCCCTTTTGGCCAGCTCCAGCGAGTATTTTTGGGCTCTGTTTGGAGAGACTACCGCGGAGAGATTAGCGCGCTCCATTAGCCTCCCGGCGCTAACGCCTGAAGGTTTAGACGCCATTCTGGACTTCCTGTATTCCGGCTGGCTCAGCATATCAACGCCTACGCTTCCTGTCGTCTTAGAGGCGGCGAGGTACTTGCAGGTGGAGACGGCCGTGTCAATATGTGAGCGCTTTATGACTGATGGTTTAAACGCTGAGAATTGCTGTTGCTACGCTAACTTGGCCGAGTATCACGCCCTCTCAGATGCACTTGAAGCCGCCAATCAAACCATCGCTATTGAGATGGGGACATTGCTGCAGGACGGCAGGGATGACCTTCTAAGGCTGAATATCCAATCGCTGATGGCGGTGCTCGATGCTGATGAAATCCCTGGTGTCAAGGAGGCGGAGCTCATAAAGCTGGCTCTGGATTGGCTGGATGAGAACGGGCCCCTCCCTCTGCTGAAATCAAATCTCCTGCTGAGTCGTCTCCGCTTCGGATTGGTCGCCCCCTCTGACCTCACCGATCTTAGCCACGCCCACAGAGCCATGGCCACACCTCTCATCAGAAGTCAGCTGACTCGGGCGATGGAGTACCACATGCTGGGTTCAGCTCAACCAAGCAGACAGAGCAAACAGTCGACGCTCAGAGCGTCGCCCAATGGCGTGCTGCTTGTGGGTGGAGGATCCAGCCCTGATTGGCCGGAGCAGCAGATGCTGGCGTTTGATCGTAGAAGCAGGAAGTTTTCATCTCTGAGCTCCAGCATCCCGTTGCGGCTGAGAAACCACTGTGCGTGCTCAGTAGGAGGTTTCCTCTTCGTGATCGGAGGAGAGGAAGTGAAAGAGGGATACGAGGATGGGAAAAAGTCTGTTACCGTGGCGACATCCAAGCAGGTGTGGCGCTACGATCCTCGCTTCGACCGCTGGGAGCCGGTGGAGTCCATGCTGGAGAGGCGGGAGCAGTTCACCTGCTGTGTGGTGGAGGACGCCATCTATGCCATCGGAGGACGACACACGCGACCAGACGGCAACACACACGCCTCTGTAGCTTCGGTTGAGTTCTACGACATGGCCACAGGAgcgtggaggagaggagcaaccATGCCCCGCCCCCTTTATGGCCACGCTTCGGCTGTGCTTGACAACAACATCTACGTGTCAGGTGGTCTCCCGGGCAACCACGGCGGCAGTAACCATGGTGATAACCAGGAGGAccacagagagagcagcagagaagtCCTGTGCTGGGACCTCAAAGGAAAAGTCTGGGAGAAGCGAGCGTCCATGTCCATCGCCAGGTTCAGCCACCGCCTGGCGACCGCCAACGGGCACATCTACGCCCTGTTGGGAATGTACGAGCCTTTCTGTGATATCGAAAAATACGATTCGCAGTCGGACCACTGGACCCGCCTCCGACCGCTTCTCATCGGCTCCTTCAACTACGGCATGGCGTCAACGCCGTCTGGGAATCTGCTGGTGTTCGGAGGGAGGAGATGGAGCGACGGACAGGAAGTGATAGTGAAGAGTGTGCTGGAGTACGATACGAAGACAGATCGCTGGAGAGAGATCTGTCAGCTCCCCAGACCTCTCACTGGGACTGAGTGCACCCTGCTGCCTCTACCAGACTAA